GAATTCAATCTCCTTAGCAACACATAATGCAAAGTAGATCATCTCAGAATCAACATATCTTGCTGGAGGTCTGACGTTTGCCCTTCTGACTCTATCTCGGGCTAGTTGATAATTTTTGAGATCATCAGCTGGCTCATTTTCTTCAGAACTCACATCACTTTCATTCTAATCTGCTGACTCTTTCTCCACCATAATCTCAGAACTAGGCTCTGCTGCCTGCAGGGACGTCAATCTCCTGCTCATCCCTTTCCTGATTCACACTTTGCTCTTTGAATGGCATAACTGACCCATCAAATATCATATCCCTACTAATGATGATATTGTGATTATGGTTCTAAGCACCAGAGTCTATATCCTTTTACACCAGGCTGATAACCAAGCATTACATACCTCAGAGCCCTTGCATCTAACTTGCTTTGCCTTAGATGTGCAAAAGCCTTAAACCCAAATATTCTGAGCTGTGAATAATCCCTATACTGATCATGCCATCTCAAATTTGGAGTATCCCCATCTATGCTAGAAGAGGGACACATATTAAGTAATTTGACTGCTGTAGTAGCAGCCTCTGCCCAAAACCGCTTCTCCATACCAGAGGCAAATAGCATAGCTCTCACTCTCTCCAGAATAGTTCTATTAGCTCTCtctgcaaccccattttgttgtgggtttAGAGGAACAGTCCTATGCCTTTTCATCCCCCTCTCATGGCAGAAGTTATCAAATTCTTTTGACAAAAATTCCAACCCATTGTCAGTTCTAAGACATTTCAAAACACACCCCTTTTCTAACTCCACCATCTTACACCATTCCCTGAACCTCATAAAGGCCTCTGACTTCTCTTTCAAAACTTATAACCAAGTTTttctagaaaaatcatcaattataGTCATGTAATATCTACCTCCTCCTACTAAATTGACTGGTGAAGGCCTCCATAAGTCGCTATTAGCATAATCAACTGGTGATACAGAGGTATGTTTACCTGTGGAGTAGGGCAACTTCTTTGACTTTGCTAAGATGCACTCTTCACACTGTGTTTGACTGGATGCATCACCCACTGGTATCACTTCTTTCTTTGCTAATTTCCTGACACTTCCAATTGCAGGATGTCCAAGCCTTATATGCCAGACTTTCAATAAATCTGTCTTGACAATATATGTACCTCATCACACCCTGTCCTCACCCTGCCCTCATCACAGTAGCATTCAAGTAGTACAAAGTCCCCTTTCTTACACCCTTCATCAGGACATTTCCATCTTTCTTAATCAACATTTCTCCACCACCAGATTCAAAAGTGAAACCCTTCATTTCAAGTGAACCAAGAGATATTAAATTCCTCTATACATCAGGAATATACCTGATGATCTTGACCGAGTTATCATCCATCTTGACCCTTATGCTTCCTACCCCCTCAATCTTGCAAATCTGATTGTTCCCCAGCACCACAGAACCGGATGCCTCACTTATTTCCTTAAACCAATGAGCATGAGGACACATATGCAGGCTACACCCAGAGTCTAAAATCCAAGAACTCTTATCACCTTCCTGCATAACATTCAAGACTTGTGGGGTTTCATTTTCTTGGACACAATCAGTTGTGTTCTTGCCATGATCTTGTTCACTCGCTTGCTTCCTCTTCCAAGCGAAGCAATCACACTTTAGGTGCCCCGGCTTTTTACACCAGTGACACAATAGGGTCTCCTTTTGGTCAATTGAGCCCGACTTTGAAGCATCATGCTCTTTCTTGaaattcttcttccctttgaaTTTCTTTATGCTCAGACTCTCGGCATTCGAATCTTGCGGTTTGCTCACGCCCTTCTGCATCTCCTTTGCTCTTAGGGCCGACTCCACCTCAGCCAATACGATAGTTCCTTCTCTACCATACCTAATCACATCCCGCAGTTGATCATACGACCCAGACAAAGCATTTAGGAGCAAAATTGCTTTGTCTTCATCACTAATTATGACATCTATATTTTCGAGGTCGTCGATAGCTTTGTTGAAGTCCTCGAGTTGTTCGATTATCCCCTTTTCTTCCACGAACTTGTGGCCGTATACCCTCTGCTTCATGAATAGGCGGTTGGCCAAGGATTTGGTCATGTAAAGACCCTCCAATTTCTTCATAATACCCGCCGCCGTAGTTTCTTTAGCGACTTCACGAAGCACCTTGTCGCCCATGCAAAGAACTACTGTGCTGTGAGCCTTAGCCAAGATTTCCTCCTTTCTCGCGGTGGCTTTAGCATCAAGAACCACCGCTTCTTCATCCCCCTTTTCCTTTGGTCTGCAGCGCCTCTCCTAGACCTTGCTGAATCAACATAGCACGCCTCTTCCTACGCCATAGACCAAAATCGTTTTCCCCAGTGAATTTTTCCGCCTCAATCGCGAGGCCATTGTTTCCCCAATTTCAACCTAGCTTTTAAATCGACCGCCGATTCCCAcggacggcgccacttgttgcaAGAACGGAGCTGAAGAAACGATTACACACACACGCGCACTGGAATATGAACTGGAGTAGATGAAGAAGAATTTGGGAGAGAAATAGAATGTATATTTCAATATCACTGAAAATGAGCTAAGATGTTAGAACTCTAACTGTAGCTCAAAACTAACTATTTATACAACAACTCATCAACTAAAAACTAATCGGATGGTTGAGAAACAATCCATTATACTAATCTTCATCTTGCGGCTGCTGTAGCTCATTGAGCTCAAGATGACTTGAgctcttgatcttcatttagCATTCACTTCTTACCGTCTTTATAGAGAGATTACAAGGGATCTTAATAAGGAAGACTTTCTCGAAAATCAAGCTAGAGTTTTCAAGACTCAATTTTTAACGAGCAAAAAAGGAAGCTTAATTCTACATGTAGCAATTTCAGTTCACAGTCCCTACCAAAATTCTTCGGTAGAATTACTCACGGAGAGATAAAAAACAACTATACTAATACAAGTATAATTGTAAAAGAAACAGAATCAAAATTCAAGCCATACTATGTATAAGAATTCGATGAGCAGTCAACTAACCGTAAATTATCTATCCGAATTCAAGCCATACTATGTATAAGAATTCGATGAGCAGTCAACTAACCGTAAATTATCTATCCGAGCTCGTAAACAGTTCAAATAGTCCACAACAGCCCTTCCATGATGTCGTTTTCATgggacgaggaggaggaaccAGCAACGGCTGCAAAAAGATATCAAACAAGAGCAAAAATTAAGGAAAATTTACCATAAAACAAAGTTTAATTTGCATACACAGAATAAGCACCTCAGTGACTCCTGAATCTTTCACAAGATCCGCTCCATTATCATGGGTAGCAATTGGGGCATTGTAAGACAGACTTAACCGTTCATCAGTTTCTTCCGCTGATGTCTTCAGATCAGAAGCCGCCTCAACATGCTCAACAGACGGAGTGGATACTCCTGCAGAGCCCTTTTTCTCGCCATTATCCTTAGATACAAACGGAGAGCTCGCATTCACAGCCAAACTTTCGCTCAACAGTGAAACCTTATCTGAGTCAACAGGAGGCACGCAATCCACAACGGCCTCACTTGCCTCTACAATTGCGACGGTAGGCACAGCATTAATTTTGTCACCGTGAGATTCATCATCTGAGCTGCTGCCTGAGCTCTCAGATGACCCTCCATCGTATGATTTCCTCTCAGTTTCATCGTGATCAAACTTGCCACCTAATTCACTCCCattttttaattctctttcaACTGGAACAGCACTGTTCCCCTTCTCCTTATCCTGAGAAGTGGTTGAACTAGCCGCGCCTACATCGCTCTGGTGCTTCACATCTAGGAGTAACATATTTGAATTCACCCAAATTGATTCAAAACAATCAATGCAAATAAACAAATGCAACCTAAGGTCTACTCTCATAGCACATTCCAATCTAAGCAATCAGAGGTCTCAAGACACAATCAATGTAATCACGAAACTATTCCCAAATCACTTTCCCCGAAAAGCATTTGCagcataaataataaaaatcagaaaaatgCTCAGAAACCCCTCTCCATCTACCCTACCCCCAAACACACGCGCACACACAAAATTGAATGGaaacaatataaattgacacggATTAATGGAGAAAGCAATCGAAAAACACAAATCAAGATACGCATAGAAAGTGTAAAGCTAAAAGAGATGGAGCAATGGTGGAACGCACATGGAGGTGTGTTGCTGTGTAGCTTCAAGTAAACAAATCGAAAAcaatatttaatggaaataaaggTGGGATATTGGTACCATGCGTAGAAGCAGCAGGGGACGGATTGGAATTGTTGGTGTTGGGCTGAGTTCCCTTCCTTTTGGCAGCTTTACGCTTCTTTGCGCCTGAAGGCATGATTGTTTGAATGGGAAAATTGATTGAGAACTCGAATTATCGATTCTCTCTCTCACCAAAGCGGAATCACAATGGAGAGAGATAGCGAGAGAGAGATGATGCGAGTTTGAAAATGGTGGAATTTTGTTTAATTGTAAAATAGTACTCGGCTCACAGATTGGTGGTGTGGGATGGTTGGTTATGGCAGAGAGAGAATAGGTTAACCATCGATTTAAAACAAATTagtatttcttaatttttatttatataacaaATGCATAACTCAATACTCATTTCCACAATTGTGCTCTAGCCTCTAGCAATATTATTTGATATGGTCTCTGGCTCGCATCATGTAATTTcgtattttcaattttgaaaattttcgtATTAATATTCTAAATCTGAATTCTttacttaattatttataaaaaatagttaaaggaTTGTTATGATTCATGAATAGTTAAAAGAGAAAAATGGTGGACATGGTTATAAACAGTCTTGGgcttataaatttattgaatAATGGACATCTTATCTTTTGGATCCTAAACCGATAAAAAGTTGCGATAACATTATTGTATTTAAaaagtagtactaatattttgcCTGCGCATCTCAGATATGCCACGGAATTTTGTGGAATAGGTAAATCAATCAAATATCACGCGCAATTACCGATATGAATCTTATGATTATAGTTATGATTGTTATTACGGTTATGGTTAATTACTGACAATAAGGGTATCCACTAGGAGCGGTGCGCCGGCCGCCTTCCCGCCGCCACCCCGCCGAGCTATAGTGGAGCGAGAGGCCGCCCCGAGCGGGACGCCATTTCCGGGGCGGAACGCCCATCGGCGAGTTTagtgcgaggacgcgccggttcCAAACCTCCGGGGCGATTGGCGCGCCGGCCTATAGTGGGGCGGCGGTCGGCTCGCCGGCCGCTCCCTTGACTTTTTTTTCAACATTTTTTGAGAGAGGAGGGGAGTAGGAAGAAGGAATTTTTTTAATACacattttttgttattattgatttaattggttataaaattttggggctattggaagtgtcttCCTATGGTGGCGGAAACCTTTTTTTTTGGGCGCGAACaaaaaaaactggggctatgaAAGAATAAGGGGGCGGAGCTATTAGGGATGTCCGTCTTATAGCAGTGGATACTCTAATGGTAaaagttttttaaaaaagtggTGTTTAAGGTATTGACAATAAGAGGCCAATTTTTCTCCATATGTACCGCTAACCACATTTCATTAGTCAAAATCCAATGATcacagtattttttttattctaattagGGCTGGCTAAATATACCGTAATACCAAAATACCAtacttatcgtaccgaaaaaaatATCGAATTTGCGGTATACTGCAAGTTGcagtacggtatgataccgtatcGATAGATTTCGGTACGATAAAGGTATAGATTTTCCTATACAGCGGTATACTGCAATATACCGCATTTACGATATTTGCCAAAAAATCGATATATATgttgtatttaaaatttatataaaatagtTAATATGTTAAAATACCTAAACCTACTTTCATATTTTAGTTCAACCGCCCCCAacccaaacacacacacatgcaGAGATGCAAATAAAGTCTACTGTATAGATTTGATTGTGGTGTAGTTTTAATCTTTTGGACATTATTTAAATaggtgaaattttattttaaatatttggctataatagaatttttttgGTATGAAACACAAGTATTACAGTATGTCATACCTTATTTGGTTATAACataaaagtacggtataccgcatagACGGTATAGTAACTGTATCGGAAAtaatcataccgaattttcggtataccgcggtaagGTATAGGTATGACATTTTCCCATGCGGTATGACATTCACGATGCGGTATACTGTACCGTGCCACCTCTAATTCTAATCCATTAATAAATAATCTTACTTTATATAGGTATTTGGTAAGTTCTATCTCTAATGAGCCCATCCAGAGTCTCACACTCACTAGCTACTTATACGTTAATcgcatttttttaatcatttttatttttattaattttacatttataCTTATACTATTTGAGTATTAATTACCCATAACCATATTACTAGTCATAACTTCACTTACACAATTTATGATATTTAGGTTTATCTTTTAAATAATCACAAGCATATTACTAGTCATTACTTCACATGAATTTATAGGTTAGTGTCCAgaattttcttttcttaattGGTTGGAGAAGCTACGTAATAAGATTGTCGCAATTCGAGACTCATCAAAGAAATAATAtttcttgaattatttttctcTAGGTGTAGGTTGTTTATTGTAGGTTTGGCTTCTTTTGGTTACATTGCATTTGGTAGATTGAGAGATTTCTCTATTCTTTATGCCATGTTTAGGTGAGTTCCAACATACCATTAGAATTTAGAGTTTCTCTTTTCTTATTGGGCCTTATATCTCAAAAACAGTTCTCTTTTCTTATTGGGCCGAGTTCAAAACCCAATAGTAGCAGTAGTAGTGTTATAATTTTCGTTGGTGCAACTATGAAATCACTTAATTTCGTGATCCAAGGAAATTGTTTTTTAAAACGACAAGGAAATTTATATAGTGAAGATGAAATTTAAAACACTACTAATCTACTATCATACGTTCATGTACTTTATCCTCCGTTTTTTTATAATCTAacttttcattatttattgataTAACGTGtcgttattttttttttgtaatatatGGTTCGGTGTATTACTAGTTCATTATAAATAATCTATATTAGTGATAAACAAATTTAGAGTCAAACTAACGATCCAATTGGGTCGATCAATTAAATTATACATGCAAATGGATTATTCGTTAAAATTGATTCTCTTGCTAATTTATTTGGTCAGACATTCCAACTCTCTAGAATCTTATCGAAAATAATTGCAATTACACAAAAGTCAAATGGATAACGAGGAAAGTTCAAATCCACGGTtcgatttttcaattttttttatagtttgatAATTTTAAAGGTATACTAAGCAGAAAACGAGCTAAAAAAACGTTTTGTGGCAGAATGACTTGATTCACACGGTGCATGCGAATTGAGTTTAGAAATCACGATGATGGATGATGGATTAGTTCATCTATCGTTTAAGGGACGAAAAGGaaaatttactatttttttcgAATTTATGTTTAACTTCctagttttcattttatttccttttgagTTCACGATTTTCTAAAATGCTTATAAAtaactattatttttttctaggattttcTAAGTGCTTATAAataacaattatttttattttaacaatagttttttcatttatgataatattttcatttttaagaaACTAGGTTTAATAATGATTACTTTCCATTACATTCATTCTCTATACGTTTTTCATCGGTCCATAGATATTAAAAAATCATTCTAGCCGCCAATGGTATGGAATTATAACCTagaataacaaaattaattatataaaaaaaacttaaaccCTGGTTTGCCTGAAATTTGGGATGAGAAAAATGGATAACCTTATCTATTTGTGTTCATGAATGTCCCAAATTTCTCAACAAAAGAAAACTGTTATAAATATGAAGGATATCTTTTCAAATCACTTTCTTGCATAATTGCGACAAATAACTATATACAATTAGATTGCTTTGGCAACCGCCACTTTCAATTATTCATCACCCGTGACGATTAATAGATACCAAAAAGTCAACAGTTTGagctatttaatttatttttattataaacgTGCTTAATAGATGTATTGTAGAGTGCAAGATTGTCAAACACAAACATCACATTTTATATTCAGATGGGCCAAATGGAGTGCACGCTAATTTTGTGGAAaagatttttaaattaaaatgctTCTAAAATCAAACAACAAATACTTGAGACCCCTACACAATTGAGACGTTGAAAGAATCCCATCAAAGACTTCATCTCTTCTATTAAGCTTATTAAGGTCATAAATATTTCAACCATATAGAGTAATTGTCGATTCTAGAAATATTGATTTGATTGCTTTGTTAAGATATTATTTATCAAATAAGGAGTATTGTTTTTTACTTAAACATATAtactattgttttatttaatattttagctAAAATATTGTTGTTTTCACATATAGGTTTTTAATCAAAGTATGACTGTATGAAACAACATAGTTTTATTACGACAAATTTTAGCCAAAATAATATTCTAACTGCTACATGTTCAAATTAACCTATCGATTTAagtatatatggagtatatgattATAGTGGCACTAAAAAAATTAGCTAAGGatattttttaatgcaattaagaATGCTAATTTgcatttataaatatatgatcaACGCTTCAAAAAATAACCTTATTGTTGATGTCCcaattaaaattagaggacgTACATGCAAGAGTCCTAAAAGAGCAAAatattaagttaatttgtcTTTAATTTAGGAACACTTTCTTTTGTGTTTTGAATTGTTGTTTTTCttaaaagaaatcaaatttGCGTTTCGATTTTTGTGTCTATGAGAATTAAGTTTTTTTGCAGTGATAATTTGGTATCTAACATATTATTAAGCCTTGATTTAATTTTGGTCAATGATGATGACATCTACAATTGATATTTTTTGGTGCATTTAGGGACATCATTTTCACGAATTCACAATTTGTAATAGACTCTGTCTGCTTAGAAGAGCTTGATCTAAAAAATTCGTTTCAGAACTTCAATCTCCGCTAACtagatttgaatatttttaaatagATAGTCTCCTTATATTAGTATCTCTCTATTCAGCGGCGACGGATCCAAAAATTTCATATTGAAAatgcaataaataattatattgacttaaaaatataaaatcgaaTCAATCTTTTTTCTtctattatgtaattttttctattaagtcatttcattaaataaaaaaaattacttttagTGTTATTACTTTAAAAGTTTTCACTATTAAATTGTGGATTATTAGATATTTATATAACAAGGaatttatattagtttatagaaagtttgaaatatttaaactaaaaataaaatgcatcatattttgatattttgaataTAATCTAATGCACTTTGGAGGATTCAATCTTGGATCGATGCTGTGGAAGGGTGATGCATCCACCACTAGGCTACTTCCATATTTTTGGGTACAATGGTACTTCCTTGTTCTTAATTGAATCCGCCAGTATCTTTGTTCTTTGATAGCTCGgtcgtttttctatttttgaaagttccttgagttatatttttatactccctccgtcccacaataagagttttGTTTTGCTATTTCAGTTCGTTCCACAATACGAGTCATATTCCACTTTTACCAAAATAgactccacattccaccaatTTATTTCAGtcacattttgttataaaactaatatatagtATACGTTAggctcatattctactaacttattcaactcacttttctttatattttttaaaactcgtgtcataactaaataggGCTCCTATTTCAGGACATAGAGAGTATATGGTAATGATTaacttactttattcattcatacttcattctctctcttactttattctctctacattatttattttttattttattttctctatttgttttattatttcaaaatgaTTGCGAAAAAGAAGTGTGTCAAATAGCGAGGAACAGAAGAAGTACTAAACATTCATTCTTAAATTTCATGCTAAAAAGAAATGTTTTAGTTATGAAGGGAAAAAAATAGTAGTGGCCTAGTGGGTAGAGAATTCCCTTGAAAAATTGACATACTACGAAGCCAAGTTGAAGTCTTTTGTAGCTGTTTTCTGCTTAGCGCTTAGCTGTGAACTCAAAGGAAAACAAACTTAGCTTTCTAGCATGTGAATGGTTTGCCACCAATAAGATTTTTGACGTTATTGCCAGGATTGTATGTTAAAAAGTAGTCTAAAATTTTACTataatttattgtttatttgaattttaatcAGATAGGAAAAATAGTCAGAATCCATTATCATTTAGGATTCTTAATatacacatttttttattttacccaattatattaggaataattttattattatatcatttattagtgttattattatataattaatcagTACTCCTTAATAAGATAATTATAAcgtaattatttaattctaaataataataataataatattttttgttattaacTATGGAAATCTTAATCTAATTCTAAAACTATGAACTATATTGAATAATAacagtaataaataaatataattataatattaatcaGATTTATtgttatattattattactaatatggtatcaaaactatatattattattactaaatTAATGAATATTATTATGTACTTGATTAGTAACTCAGTAAAcaaactaaaattataaattatcttaatatttgtcaatttaaatttaattacaaatcatactctaattattatattaattaattatgttagTTATTTATGCCAATTAATTAACTGAGtctaatttattaatataactTTAAAATTTTATCGACTTTCCTTAATAATTTGAATCAACAAGTGATCTAGGAATCATATTACCTAGACTTATATCCCAAGAATCATAATCTCCAACCAGTGACGGATCATATTACCTAGACTTATATCCCAAGAATCATATTACCTAGACTTATATCCAGAACTTTTGATTTGGGGTGCGATAAATTTTAAATGAACAAAATAAGAAAACTAAATTGGTGTCCAAATAGAATTGAACACGTGATCTAAGCAATGCGAAAGGAGTGCAACACCATTGGACATTGGTTACTCTCAAGTAATAATAATTACAGAATTTTGGGTACCACCGCCCCCCTTGTCCTTAATTGGCTCCGCCCGTGTCTCCAACAACATTACTTTCTAGAAAAATTTATCCGACCAAAGAGTAGATCAGATATCGAAATTCGCAATAGAAAATCaatcaaaatacgaatttatacaTTGTCTGATTCGCTCTAGATTTATACATTGTCTGATTCGCATTGTAGATGAGCAATTTAGATGTTTTCTTGTCCACCATGTAAATTACAATTTccttaaattattcaaatttgTAATTTTGGGAACCCTACGACCTAGTTATGTGGACAACACATGAGCCGCAAATGATACACCAAATTAAATCGGTAGGTTGCCGACTTTGCTATAAAACTAAAGCTTGACACATAACTACACcgtttttttaaatcaaatattgGGATTTTAGAAGCAACTCTCCATTTTCTTTAATGAAAAACGAAGGtacatcaacttatttttacaaaataagGAGTAACTCCCATATTTACTAACTTTAATTATTAAAGGGACACA
This sequence is a window from Salvia splendens isolate huo1 chromosome 5, SspV2, whole genome shotgun sequence. Protein-coding genes within it:
- the LOC121801957 gene encoding uncharacterized protein LOC121801957; amino-acid sequence: MPSGAKKRKAAKRKGTQPNTNNSNPSPAASTHDVKHQSDVGAASSTTSQDKEKGNSAVPVERELKNGSELGGKFDHDETERKSYDGGSSESSGSSSDDESHGDKINAVPTVAIVEASEAVVDCVPPVDSDKVSLLSESLAVNASSPFVSKDNGEKKGSAGVSTPSVEHVEAASDLKTSAEETDERLSLSYNAPIATHDNGADLVKDSGVTEPLLVPPPRPMKTTSWKGCCGLFELFTSSDR